A segment of the Pseudoalteromonas sp. DL-6 genome:
GCACGCTTGCTATAAGGCAACGACTGGTCGAAGCATTCATAAAAGTAAGGTTTATCGAGTTTATAAGTTGTTGTAAATACCATGTGTTTACACTTAAAAGCTATTTTTTACTATTTTAGCCTAATGCGCAGCTTAAAAGGGGAAATGACTAAAAACTATTTATATTTTAGGCATAAAAAAACGACCCGTAGGTCGTTTTTTAGCTAAATAAATAACATTAGCAATTTGTTTCTTCGGCATTAACGCCTTCTTTTACTTCTTCACAGGTGTCTTCTACTTTGTTTTGCACATCTGTTACTGCTTCGTCAATGCGTTCACCCGCTTCTTCTGCATGATTGTCTTCACAACCCATAATAAATGCACTTGCGAATAGACCAATAGCAGCTGCTTTAAGTGTTGATGATTTCATAATGTAATTCCTTGTATATATAAGTTTAAAAGAGAGTGTAGTGTTTTATCTACCTGGGGCTTTTACCACGTAAGGCGCCAGAGACTAGTGAAATAACCAATAAAACTAAAAAGATAAAAAATATGATCTTAGCAATTCCAGCTGCGGCTCCTGCAATACCGCCAAATCCTAAAACGGCTGCAATTAGTGCGATCACCAAAAATGTAATTGTCCAGCGTAACATTGTCATCTCCTTGATTTATCTAAGTGTTAGTTTTATATAAGCGAGTAATGTGCCAGTGTTTTATTTTGTTTTAAATCAATGGTTTGTTTTGTTTTTACGTGGTTGGCTTTATATTGAGTTGGTAATTTTTACGATTTTATCGGTAACTTATTCACAGTTGTATACGGTGAGATAATAAGTAGTTAGTGCAGCTCTTTTTTTTGGTAAGACCAATTAACATTTGTTTTAAGGGTTTTAAATGGGTTGGCATGATGGGTTTGCTTTTTATGTGTTTTTACAAAGTATTAGGGGTTTTATATATTCTTTGTTTATAACGAACATTTTTATCATCTATATATAGGTCAAATAAGCTATTTTAGGTGGTGTTAACCTTATTGGTGATATGTTACTTTTAGATTAATTGGTTTTACCAATTTACAACATGTAGACAAAAGAATAGTTTTTGTTACTATTGGTGAATAATTATTTAAATAAACTGACTTTTTATGTTGTTCGGTTTGAACAGGGGGAGAATTATGGATATAGGGGCTTTGCTCACAACTGCGGGCAATTTAATGCTAACAGGTATGGTGGGCGTGTTTGTATTTCTTTCTTTATTGATTGGTGCAGTGACACTCATGTCTAAGCTGGCTAGCAAGTTTTCTCAGCCAGAACTCGCAACATCACATAGAACACCATCTTTTAAATCGCAAGGTGTGCCAAATGAGCACATCGCTGCAATTAGTGCTGCCATTGCTCAGTACAAAACAAATAATAATTAGAGGAGCATACCAATGGCTAAATTAAAAATAACAGAACTTGTACTTCGTGACGCACATCAGTCGCTTTTAGCTACCCGCATGCGATTAGACGACATGTTACCTATTGCAAAAAAAATTGATGACGCAGGTTATTGGTCTATTGAATCTTGGGGTGGGGCTACCTTTGACTCATGTATTCGTTATTTAGGTGAAGATCCGTGGGAGCGTATCCGTGCGCTCAAAAAAGCGATGCCAAATACGCCACAGCAAATGCTACTTCGCGGGCAAAACCTATTAGGGTATCGCCATTATGCAGATGATGTGGTTGAGAAGTTTGTCGAGCGTGCGCACAAAAATGGCGTAGATGTATTTCGTATTTTTGATGCCATGAATGATGTGCGTAACTTAGAAGCCGCTATTAAAGCGGCGGTTAAAGTAGGGGCGCATGCGCAAGGTACTATTTCGTACACAGTAAGCCCAGTACATACATTAGATATGTGGTTAACGCTTGCAAAGCAGCTAGAAGAATTAGGTTGTCATTCAATTTGTATTAAAGATATGGCGGGTCTGCTTAAGCCATATGATGCAGAAGAACTCATTAAAGCGTTAAAAGAAACGGTTTCAATACCTATTGCTATGCAATGTCATGCAACAACAGGGTTGAGTACAGCTACTTATCAAAAAGCCATTGATGCTGGCATTGATATGCTCGACACCGCTGTATCATCTATGAGTATGACCTATGGTCATTCAGCAACCGAAACAATTGCTGCAATCGTGGAGGGAACAGAGCGTGATACTGGGCTTGATTTAAACCATCTAGAAGAAATTGCCGCTTACTTTAGAGACGTACGTAAAAAGTACGCTGCGTTTGAAGGCAGTTTAAAAGGTGTTGATGGCCGCATTTTATTAGCACAAGTGCCAGGTGGCATGCTAACCAACATGGAAAATCAGCTTAAAGAACAAGGCGCTGCTGATAAACTAAATGAAGTACTACTTGAAATTCCTCGAGTACGTGAAGATTTAGGTTTTATTCCACTGGTAACACCTACTTCACAAATTGTTGGCACTCAAGCGGTATTAAATGTGCTCACTGGTGAGCGTTATAAAACTATCACCAAAGAAACTGCTGGCGTATTAAAAGGTGAGTATGGTTCAACACCTGCACCAATGAATAAAGAGCTACAAGAGCGTGTACTTGATGGCAGTGAGGCCATCACCTGTCGTCCAGCCGATATTATTAAACCTGAACTTGAAACGCTCGAAGCTGAATTAAGCAAGCTTGCTCAGGAGCAAGGGCTAACTTTAGCTGATGAGCAAATTGATGATGTGCTTACCTATGCGTTATTCCCACAGATTGGGTTGAAGTTTATTAAAAACCGTAATAACCCTGATGCATTTGAGCCTGTTCCTAGCGCTGATGATAGCGCCAATAAAGCACCTGAAAAATCAGCGGCAAACAATAAAGGCGTTAAGGCAGAGCAGTACAGCGTTAAAGTAGACGGTAAAGTATACGATGTCGTGGTTGCTCAAGGTGGTGAGCTTAAAGAGGTTTCGTTAAAAGACTCTGAGCATATTCCACAGTCGGCATCGGTTGCCTCGGGTGAAACATTGAATGCCCCACTGGCTGGTAATATTTTTAAGATTAAAGTAAAGCCAGGTCAGGTAGTCAATGAAGGTGATGTGGTGATTATTATGGAAGCCATGAAAATGGAAACCGAAGTACGTGCCATGCATACCGGTACAATTGCTGAGTTGCTTGTTTCTGAAGGTGATTCAGTATCAACCGGTGATGCAATGATTGCACTAGCTTAAGGAGTGAACAGAGGATGGATGGTATTTTAAACCTCTGGCATGCCACAGGCATTGCTAACTTTACATTTCCTGGGCTGATCATGATTGCCGTTGGCTGTTTGCTGTTATTTTTAGCAATTGCCAAAAACTTTGAGCCGTTATTGCTACTGCCCATTGGTTTTGGAGCCATTTTAACCAATATTCCGGTGGCTGGTTTATCAGATCCTGGTGGCTTACTTTACTATGTTTATTATGTTGGTATTGATACCGGTATTTTTCCGCTATTAATATTTATGGGAGTGGGGGCCTTAACTGATTTTAGTGCCTTGATTGCCAACCCGCGTATGTTGCTATTAGGTGCGGCAGCGCAGTTTGGTATTTTTGCGACGTTATTTGGCGCTATTTTACTTAACTTTATTCCGGGATTTGAATTTAGCTTACAAGATGCTTCTGCAATTGCGATTATTGGTGGTGCAGATGGGCCAACCGCTATCTTTTTAGCGTCAAAGCTGGCCCCTGATTTACTGGGCGCTATAGCGGTGGCTGCGTACTCGTACATGGCGTTGGTGCCTATTATTCAGCCACCTATTATGCGTGCGTTTACAACGCCTGAAGAACGCAAAATTCAAATGCCAGAACTGCGTAAAGTATCTAAAAAGGAAAAAATTATTTTCCCACTGATGGTGCTTACCTTAACTGCTATATTCTTACCTGCGGCAATTCCGCTGGTTGGTATGTTCTGTTTAGGTAACTTAATGCGTGAGTCGGGTGTAGTTGATAGGCTCAGCAACAGTGCGCAAAACGAAATCATTAATATCACCACTATATTTCTAGGACTTGCAGTGGGCTCTAAACTTGCTGCCGAGCAGTTCTTAACAGTAGAAACTATTGGTATTTTGGTACTGGGTGCACTGGCGTTTGCTATTGGTACAGCCTCAGGTGTATTTATGGCTAAAGGCTTAAATAAAATATCAAAAACTCCTATAAATCCATTAATTGGTGCTGCAGGTGTATCCGCTGTGCCAATGGCTGCAAGGGTAGTTAACAAAGTTGGGCTTGAAAATAACCCACATAACTTCTTATTAATGCATGCCATGGGGCCTAATGTTGCAGGGGTGTTAGGTAGTGCCGTTGCAGCAGGTATTTTGCTCGCTCTTGTGGGTTAAATGTAATTTAGACTCAACCTATTAGCGCAGTTTACTGCGCTTTTTTTTGCCTAAAATTTGATGTTTTGACTTAAGCGGTTTCTTGTATAGAGTTTTTTGTTTACAGTAGTCATTCTTCATTTAAATTCTTAAAGGTTACTGGTATGCATCATACTCCATTGGCAAAATATCTCCCGAATGTAAGCAAGCTTGTTTTTGGCTGTATGGGTTTGGGAGGCGCATGGAACAAAGATGCGATCACCAGTGCGCATTTACAACAAACTCATTCATGCATAGATGCCGCCATTGAAGGCGGAATTAATTTTTTTGATCACGCTGATATTTATACCTTAGGCAAAGCCGAGCATGTTTTTGGTCAAGCTCTGGCTGAGCGTCCCGAACTTAGAGAACAAATGTATATTCAGTCTAAGTGCGGTATTCGCTTTGCTGATGATAAACACCCACAGCGCTATGACTTTTCAGCTGATTGGATTGAGCGCTCGGTAGAGGGCTCATTAAAGCGATTAAATACCGATTATTTAGACGTACTTATGTTGCACCGCCCTGATCCTTTAATGGAAGTAGAGGAAGTTGCGCAAGTATTTAGTTGTTTAAAAGAAAGTGGCAAAGTGCGCCATTTTGCAGTGTCTAATATGTCGCAACATCAAATACGCTTTTTGCAACGCGCTTTAGATATGCCGATTGTGGCAAATCAAATAGAAGCGAGTTTACACAAGCATCAATGGGTTGATGAAGGCGTTTATGTGGGTAATGCCGATGGCAAAGATATTAACTTTACCCCAGGCAATATTGAATATTGCCGTGAGCATGAAATTCAGATTCAAAGTTGGGGCAGTTTATGCCAGGGTTTATACTCTGGTGGCGATTTATCAAAGGCCTCGCCTGCAGATATTAATACCAGTATTTTAGTCAGTAAGCTTGCCATACTCTATGGCACAACAGCAGAAGCTATTGTATTAGCATGGTTACTGCGCCACCCAGCATCAATTCAACCAATTATTGGCACGACTAATATAGAGCGGATAAAAGCATCCTGTGATGCGGTAAATGTTAACTTAAGTCGGGAGCATTGGTATGAGCTATATATCAGCGCGAAAGGCTGCGCTTTACCATAACCTGATGTAGGGTGATGATATGAACATATTTGTTATTTTAATTAGCCTAGTGATTGCTTTGCTGATCATTATTCCGTTACTGGAAAAATACCAAAGTAAAATGGGGCTTGATAGCGCCACTAAATATAGTAAGTACATTTGGCCACTGGTGATGATCTCTTTGGTTGTGCAGCTTATTTATGTACTCATAAATTAAGTTTGAAACTTAAATATCACACACAAAAAAGCCTTTGCGGGTTATCCCTGCAAAGGCTTTTTTATTTAACCATTAAGATCTTTATTTAAGTGCCAATTGAAGTTCACGATTACGCTCAAGTTGCGCAATAAAGTTATCAGCAATAGGCTTAAACTTAGCAAGCTCTGAGCGTGGTAATGGCTCAGATTTAGGTAATTTCACGGTTTTAGGGTTACGGTGAACACCGTTAACCAAAAACTCATAATGTAAGTGCGCTCCAGTTACTCGACCTGTTGAGCCTACAGTACCAATTTTCTCACCTTGTTTGATTTTTTGCCCTGTTCTAACTAGACGCTTGTTAAGGTGTAAGTACTTAGTAACGTACTGCGTACCGTGGCTAATAAATACGTAATTACCATTGTATTTACTGTAGCCCGCTTTGATCACCTTACCATTACCCGATGACACAACTGGGGTGCCTGTACGTGCGGCGTAGTCAATACCTCGGTGTGCTTTTACTTGTCCTGTAACAGGGTGTAAGCGGCGAGGATTAAAGCTTGAGCTGATATATTTAAAGTTTACTGGTGCACGTAAGAAGGCTTTTTTCATACTGCGACCTTCAGGGGTATAAAAATTACCGTCTGTGTGTCGAATTGCTGTGTAGCGTTCACCTTGGTTTATAAATTCAGCGGCAACGATCTTACCAGTGCCAATAAATTCACCGTCAACAAAATGAGACTCATAAATTAAGCCAAATTCATCACCTTTACGGATGTCATTTGCAAAATCCACGTCCCAACCAAATATATCGGCAAAGTTCATTATTTGGCGTTCACTTAAACCTGCTGCGATCGCCGATGTCCAAAAGCTACTAGAAATTTCACCACGTGCGGTTTTGCTCAGTGTTTCTATTTCTTTGCTGTCAATTGAAGTGTCGTATTGGCCTTCGTCATTTAGGGTGACAAATAAGGTATCTGTTTTAGAAATAACATAACGCAATTGAGCTAACGAGCCATCTTCTGCAGTTGCAAAACTTAGTGTTTCACCAGGGTGAATTTTGGTTAGCTTACGTGTTTCAGCATTGGTATTAACCAGTTTATAA
Coding sequences within it:
- a CDS encoding aldo/keto reductase, whose product is MHHTPLAKYLPNVSKLVFGCMGLGGAWNKDAITSAHLQQTHSCIDAAIEGGINFFDHADIYTLGKAEHVFGQALAERPELREQMYIQSKCGIRFADDKHPQRYDFSADWIERSVEGSLKRLNTDYLDVLMLHRPDPLMEVEEVAQVFSCLKESGKVRHFAVSNMSQHQIRFLQRALDMPIVANQIEASLHKHQWVDEGVYVGNADGKDINFTPGNIEYCREHEIQIQSWGSLCQGLYSGGDLSKASPADINTSILVSKLAILYGTTAEAIVLAWLLRHPASIQPIIGTTNIERIKASCDAVNVNLSREHWYELYISAKGCALP
- a CDS encoding OadG family transporter subunit, which produces MDIGALLTTAGNLMLTGMVGVFVFLSLLIGAVTLMSKLASKFSQPELATSHRTPSFKSQGVPNEHIAAISAAIAQYKTNNN
- a CDS encoding sodium ion-translocating decarboxylase subunit beta, with the protein product MDGILNLWHATGIANFTFPGLIMIAVGCLLLFLAIAKNFEPLLLLPIGFGAILTNIPVAGLSDPGGLLYYVYYVGIDTGIFPLLIFMGVGALTDFSALIANPRMLLLGAAAQFGIFATLFGAILLNFIPGFEFSLQDASAIAIIGGADGPTAIFLASKLAPDLLGAIAVAAYSYMALVPIIQPPIMRAFTTPEERKIQMPELRKVSKKEKIIFPLMVLTLTAIFLPAAIPLVGMFCLGNLMRESGVVDRLSNSAQNEIINITTIFLGLAVGSKLAAEQFLTVETIGILVLGALAFAIGTASGVFMAKGLNKISKTPINPLIGAAGVSAVPMAARVVNKVGLENNPHNFLLMHAMGPNVAGVLGSAVAAGILLALVG
- a CDS encoding DUF1328 family protein, yielding MLRWTITFLVIALIAAVLGFGGIAGAAAGIAKIIFFIFLVLLVISLVSGALRGKSPR
- a CDS encoding peptidoglycan DD-metalloendopeptidase family protein — its product is MVHVVNTLPKKHKMLILGLVSAIVALAFLPSEKATASKDNSENTLEIGKRYELQIKVGENEKLTDLNSEQAAQKLPEYDFVDHLVKNGDNLAIIFKRAGFSAQTLYKLVNTNAETRKLTKIHPGETLSFATAEDGSLAQLRYVISKTDTLFVTLNDEGQYDTSIDSKEIETLSKTARGEISSSFWTSAIAAGLSERQIMNFADIFGWDVDFANDIRKGDEFGLIYESHFVDGEFIGTGKIVAAEFINQGERYTAIRHTDGNFYTPEGRSMKKAFLRAPVNFKYISSSFNPRRLHPVTGQVKAHRGIDYAARTGTPVVSSGNGKVIKAGYSKYNGNYVFISHGTQYVTKYLHLNKRLVRTGQKIKQGEKIGTVGSTGRVTGAHLHYEFLVNGVHRNPKTVKLPKSEPLPRSELAKFKPIADNFIAQLERNRELQLALK
- the oadA gene encoding sodium-extruding oxaloacetate decarboxylase subunit alpha, which translates into the protein MAKLKITELVLRDAHQSLLATRMRLDDMLPIAKKIDDAGYWSIESWGGATFDSCIRYLGEDPWERIRALKKAMPNTPQQMLLRGQNLLGYRHYADDVVEKFVERAHKNGVDVFRIFDAMNDVRNLEAAIKAAVKVGAHAQGTISYTVSPVHTLDMWLTLAKQLEELGCHSICIKDMAGLLKPYDAEELIKALKETVSIPIAMQCHATTGLSTATYQKAIDAGIDMLDTAVSSMSMTYGHSATETIAAIVEGTERDTGLDLNHLEEIAAYFRDVRKKYAAFEGSLKGVDGRILLAQVPGGMLTNMENQLKEQGAADKLNEVLLEIPRVREDLGFIPLVTPTSQIVGTQAVLNVLTGERYKTITKETAGVLKGEYGSTPAPMNKELQERVLDGSEAITCRPADIIKPELETLEAELSKLAQEQGLTLADEQIDDVLTYALFPQIGLKFIKNRNNPDAFEPVPSADDSANKAPEKSAANNKGVKAEQYSVKVDGKVYDVVVAQGGELKEVSLKDSEHIPQSASVASGETLNAPLAGNIFKIKVKPGQVVNEGDVVIIMEAMKMETEVRAMHTGTIAELLVSEGDSVSTGDAMIALA